The segment TGGGCGACGAGGTCGTCATCCGGTCGTGGGAACTCCACGGCGAGGGACGTGAGTTCGAGAAGATCTCGGACGAGTTCGGTAGTGCGGCGAAGCAGTTGGAGAGCGGGTTGGCGGCGCTGGGCGCGCCGTGGGGCTCGGACCAGCCGGGACAGCCGTTCGGTACGGCGTACGGCGAGGCCCGGGAGGGCGTGCTGGCCGGGCTGCAGGGGCTGTCGGAGCGGCTGGGCCGGGTCGGTCAGGGGCTGCACACGATGGCGGACCGCAGCGAGCGCACCGACCAGGAGATCAGCGCGGACTTCAACGCGCCCTCGCTGAACCACCCGACCGCAACCGGTCGGGCCTGAACCGGAGTCAGACCACCTGGCGGGCCGCTGCGCGCGCCGAGCCGTACCACCCGAAGGGGGAGCACGTGTCCAGGAACCTGCCGGAGGAACTCGCCCCCGCGCTGGCGCGGACCGGCCACGCGTGGCCGCAGGCGGACGAGGACGGGCTGCGCCGGGCGGCGGGCCTGTGGCGCGAGTTCGGGTCGGAGGCGGACGCCCTGGTGACCCGCGGCGCGGCCTCCGCGCAGCGGGTGTCGGGTGAGAACAAGGGCCCCGCGGTGGAGGCGTTCGCCGACCACTGGCGGCAGTTCAGCGGCGGCGGGCGCGGCCAGCTGGACGACGCCGCGGCGGCGGCCGCGCTGGTGGCCGCGGCCCTGGACAAGGCGGCCGGGGCGGCCGACCAGGCCAAGGCCGACATCATCGCGGTGCTGACCGAGCTGACCGAGAAGATCCGGGCGGCGGACGCGGCCGAGGCCAAGGCCAAGGCGGACATCGCACAGGCCGGCAAGGAGGCCGCCACCGGACTGGGCGGCCTGGTCACCGGCGCGGTCGGCGCGGTGGTCGGCGCGGTGAAGGAGGTCGCCGCCGAGGCCGAGGAGCTGGCCGCGGTCGAGCACGCCAAGGTGAAGATCGGCCAGCTGCTGGAGCAGCTCGGCCGGGACATGGGCGAGGCCGCCAAGTCGCTGGCCAAGGAGCCGCCGCTGGTCGCGCTGGAGCGGATCGCCCAGGCCGACGGGCGGGGCCTGCACGGCGAGCAGCGCGAGACCTCGATGGCGGCCCGCTCGGGACAGGTCACCGGGGCGCTGGCGAAGGCCGGAGTGGCCCGCTCGGTGGAGGTGGCCTCGGTCGCCGGCCTGCACGCGGACGTCAAGGCCGACGGCACGGTCCGCACCGACCGGCACGGCAACCCGGTGCTGGTCGGCGAGGACGGGCAGCGGGTCAAGGGCGTGGACGGCCTGACCGTCACCCAGGGCCCGGACGGCAAGCAGCAGTTGGTCGGCCCCGACGGCACCCCGGTCAGCGGCGTGGCGATGGGCGAGGACGGCAAGCCGCTGCTCGGCTCGAACGGCAAGCCGCTGCTGGTCGGCCTGGGCGGCGCGATCCTCGGCACCGGCATCACGCTGGCGCTCGGCCTCAACGGCAAGCCCGAACTCGGCGACGACGGCCACCCGGTGATGATGGCGGCCGACGGCACCCAGGTCTCCGGCCTGGTCGCCGACCAGAAGGGCCACCTGCTGGCGGGCCAGGACGGCCAGCCGGTCACCGTGGACGCCTCGGGCCGGGCCACCGGCCCGGGCGGGCAGGTGGTCCAGTTCGGCGCGGACGGCCGCCCGCAGGAACTGCTCGGCGCCGACGGCAAGCCGGTCACCGTGCTGGACGGCCAGCAGCAGAACGGCGGCCCGTTCCAGGACGGCCCGCAGCACGGCCACGGCCACGGCGGCCTGAACGGCACGGGCAACGGCACGGGCATGGGCAACGGCCACGGCGCCCAGGGCCCCGGCGGCCTGCTCACCGACCTGACCGGCAGCGTCACCGACAACGTCACCGGCGTCACCGACACGGTGTCCGGGGTGACCCAGAGCGCCCTGGGCGACCGCCCGCAGCACGGCCAGTCCGACACCGGCGGGCACCGCGGCGGCTACCAGGGCGGTGGCGGCGGCTCGCACGGCGTCTCCTACGGCGGCTCCTCGGCGCCCGCGTACAGCGGCCCGTCCGGCGGCGGCTCGTACGGGGGCGGCGGCGGTTCGTACGACGACGGCGGCTCCTACGGCGGCGGCTCCTACAGCGGCGGGGGCGGCGGCCACAGCGCGCCGGACCGCGGACCGCTGTCGGTGCACGTCGACTCGGTGCTGGCGCCGCCCGCGCCGAGCGCCCCGCCGGTGGTCGGCGGCGACATCTGGTCGACCGGCGGCGGCTCGTACGGGGGCGGCGGCGGCCACCACGCCGCGGACCCCGGCTCGTCCTTCGGCGGCTCGGGCTCCTCGGGCGGCTCCTCGTTCCAGCTCGGCCCGGTCGGCGGCGGCGGGTCCGCCCCGGTCGGCGGCGGCATCCCGGCGGGCACGCCGGTGCCGGGCGCCCCGGTGGCCGGTGCGGGCCCGGTGGGCGGGCCGGTCGGCGCCGCTCCCGGCGGCGCGGCGGCGGTGCCCGGCGCCCCGGGGACTCCCGGTGCGCCCGGCGCGGTGGCGGGCCCGGTGGGCGGCGCGGCCGGTGCGGTCGGCGCCCCCGGTGCGACCGGCGTGGTCGGCACCCCCGGCACGGCCGGTGCGTCCGGCGGTTCGGCCGCGGTGGTCGGGGTCGGCCAGACCCCGGTCGGCGGCCGGCCGGCGGCGGGCGTCCCGGTGCCGCCCGCGGGCGGCGGCGGGATCGGCCAGCACGCGCCCGGCACCCCGGCGCGCGGCTACGAGCCGCTGTCGGACGTCCGGCGCCAGGCGGGCCAGGACGACCAGGGCCTGCCGGTGCACCCCGGGCAGGCGTCCGCGGCCTGGCTGGTGATCGCGGGCGGGCGGCGCTCCGGCGTCGCGGGCCCGCTGCCGGCCGGCGAGCGCGAACGGACCCTGGCCGACAGCCGCCCGTACGGCCTGCCCGGCGGGCTGGGCCCGGTCGACCCGGCGCACCAGGCCGAGGCGGTGCGCCGCACCCCGGTGCCCGCGCCGGACCCGATGGTCGGCGAGTGGATCGAGGTGCTCAACGGCGGCGGCCCCGCCGAGAGCGGCCGCGCCAACAACTGCGTGGACGTGTCGCTGTCCGCCGTGGACACCCTCGGCGGCGTCCCGACCTGCGCCGCGCCCCGGCTGCCCGACGGCCCGGCCGGCGAGCGCGGCGGCCGCGACCGCGCCGAACTGGAGCTCGGCACCCGCTTCCTGGACCTCGGCGACGGCACCGACGCCCACGGCAAGCTCGGCCAGGCCCTGCTCGCCCACGGCACCGGCACCCGCGCGGTGCTGCTCACCGTCGACGCGTTCGGCCGCTCGCACACCTGGAACGCCGTCAACCACAAGGGCGTGCTCAGCTACCTGGACCACCAGACCGGCTACGCCGCGCCCACCCCGCTCTACCCGGCCGACCACGGCCTGTGGGCGATCGCGGTGGACGCCGCCGACCGGCCGATCGACCTGACGGCGCCGCTGCCCGCCACCGTCGCCGTCCCGGAGCACGCCCCCGAGCGGGAACCCGCCCTGGTCGGTGCGGCCGGGCCGGAGGCCGGAACGGACGGGGCCGCCGAGGAGGCCGCCCCCGCCGACCGGCCCGCGCCGCCGCGCTCCCGGCTCACCATCCACCGCACCACCACCGGGAGCACCAGCCGATGATCACCCGCGAGCAGGCCCTCGCCACCGCCCACCGCTGGGTCAACGGCGACCTCCCGCAGGAGGGGGCGCGGCCTGTCAGGTGCCACGAGTTCGACCTCGGCTGGGTGCTCTGGCCCGAGCCCGCGCCGGTCCTCACCGACCCGCTGACCGGCGCCCGCCGGGCCCCCGAGGAGATCGGCGCGGCCTGCGCCGTGGTCGACCGGGTCACCGGCGAACTCGTGGTCTACCCGTCCGTCCCGGTGCCGGTGGTGGAGCAGCTGCACCGCGACCGGCTCGGCGCGGGCAGCCACAACCCGGCGCTGCCGCCGGTCACAGGCCCGGGCACCCGGGCCACCCTGAGCTACCTGGACGACAAGGACCGGCCGCAGTCGCTGACCGTCCGCTCCGCGCACGGCCACCCGCACCCCGCGCTGCGCGCCCGGCAGCAGCTCGCCGCGCAGGGCGTCCCGGCCGAGAAGCTGGTCGCGCTCCGCACCGACCTGCGGCTGTCGATGCTCCCCGGCAGCTACTCCGAGCAGGCCGTCGCCGAGCAACTCCCGGGCGTGCGGCTGGAGTTCGAGCAGCCGTACGGGCCGCGCCACGACCACCGGGCGGCCGCCGTGCGGGCCCTGGCGGCCCGTTCCCGCAGCGCCTACAACCGGGTGCCGTTCCCGCCCGCGGTGCCGCCCGCCCAGCCCGAGGACGAGACCGGCCTCGGCAAGCGGCTGGCCGCGCTGTTCGGCGAGGACGGGGTGCGCCGCTTCGAGCCGACCGAGGTGCTCGCCGCCGACCTGCCCGAGGCCGTCGGCCGCCCGCTGTGCCGGACCGGCCTGCCGCGCGAGGCCCCCGGCTTCTTCACCCTGTACCTGCCGGAGGCCGACGGCATCGCCGAGCAGGCCGCCCCGCCGCTGCCCGACCTCGCCGAGCACCTGGCCGCGCTCGGCCGGGGCCGCCGGGCCACCGCCGCCGCCCGGGCCGCGCTGCTCGGCCAGCGCGTGCTCGGCACCGACGGCTGGGCGCTGCTCACCGTCGACACCGCGCAGGGCCGGGTCCGGGCGGTCGACCCGGACACCTGCGAGGCCCGCTACTGCAACGCCGACCTGACCGCCTTCCTCCGCTGCCTGGCGCTGCTCGCCGAACGCCGCCCCCGGCTGCGCGACCTGCCGCCCGAGCAGGCCGGCCCGGCGGTCGCCGAGTTCCAGTGGGCGCTGGCCGCGCTGGACCGCACCGCGCTGCGCGGCCCGGAGAACTGGTGGGCCGTGATCGTCGAGCAGCTCTGGGACGGGATGCTCTGATCCCGCCCGTATCCCCGGCGGTCACCGGGGTGGGCTAGGTTGGACGGTCATGCGACTCGGTGTGCTCGACGTAGGCTCCAACACCGTCCACTTCCTCGTGGTGGACGCCCACCCCGGCGCGGCCCCGCTGCCCGCCTACTCCCACAAGGCCGAACTGCGCCTCGCCGAGCTGCTGGAGGACGACGGGGCGATCAGCGGAGCCGGGATCGAGCGGCTGGTCTCGATGGTCGCCTCCTCGCTCCGGGTCGCCGAGGACAAGGGCGTCGTGGACCTGCTGCCGTTCGCCACCTCCGCGGTCCGCGAGGCCAGCAACGGCGAGGAGGTGCTGCGCCGGGTCGAGGCGGAGACCGGCGTCGCGCTCACCGTGCTGTCCGGGCAGGACGAGGCCCGGCTGACCTTCCTGGCCGTCCGCCGCTGGTTCGGCTGGTCCTCGGGCCGGCTGCTCAACCTGGACATCGGCGGCGGCTCGCTGGAGATCGCCTGCGGCCTCGACGAGCAGCCCGACGTCGCCACCTCGCTGCCGCTCGGCGCCGGCCGGCTCACCTCCCGGCTGCCCGGCGAGATCGCCGACCCGGGCGACCTGCGCGAACTGCGGCGGCACATCCGGGCCGAGATCGCCGGCGCGGTCGGCGACTTCGCCCGGCTCGGGGCGCCGGACCACTCGGTGGCCACCTCCAAGACCTTCAAGCAGCTGGCCCGGATGACCGGCGCCGCCCCCGAGGGCGCGGGCGTGCGCGTCCCGCGCCGGCTCACCCGCTCCGGCCTCTCCGCGTGGCTGCCCCGGCTCGCCGCGATGACGCCCGCCGAGCGCGCCCAGATCCCCGGCGTCTCGTTCGGCCGGGCCCGCCAACTGCTGGCCGGGGCACTGGTCGCGGACGCCGCGATGGACCTGTTCGGCCTGGAGGAGCTGGACATCTGCCCGTGGGCGCTGCGCGAGGGCATCATCCTGCGGCGGCTGGACGCGATGGACGGGCACGAGGGCCGGGTGGCGATCGAAGCCTGACCGGGTATCAGTTCGGACAAGTACGAAACAACCCTCCCCTCGTTCGGGCGCGCATCGCTAAACTCCGCTTGTTTTGCCGGGGTTTTGCTCGTGGGGGGAATGTCGTTGTCCGTTCTGCCGTCCGACCGCCGCTACAGAGCGGTGGTGCTGAGCACCGCCGGGGCGCTGGTGCTCGCCGTCCTGGTGGCGCTGGCCGTCCTGCTCCCCGGGAAGGACACCTCGCCCACCGCGGCGGCCGGTGCGCCGAGCCCGTCCGCCACCGACTCCGCGAGCGCGTCGCCGTCGGCCCCGCCGCCCGCGACCGCCACGCCGTCCCCGACGGCCCCCACCACGCCGGAGCCGGCGGCCACCCCGACCGACGGCACGGGCACCGGCTCCACCGGTGCCGACGACGGCACGGACGAGGGCTCCGACGACGGCACCGGCTGGACCGGGTCCACCGGCTCGTCCGGTTCGGCCGGCGGCCGCAGCGGCGGGAACAGCGCCGTCCAGATCGGCAACCCGGGCAACTCCGGTAACGCCGGAAACCCGGGTAACTCCGGCAGCACGCCGACCCCGACGCCGGGCCCGACGCCGACGCCGACGCCCACCCCGACGCCGGGGCCGACCCCGACCCCGACGCCGAGCCCGTCCGCCTCGGGCGCCTGCCCGGCCGCGCTGGCGCCGCACACCGTGGTGTCCTGCCGCATCGCCCCGAACACCGACACCTCCTTCACGCTGCGGCTGCCGAAGGCCGACGACCTGGTGATCGTCCAGCTGGTCACCCCGCTGTACGGGACGCCGCCCCGGCTGTACGCCCCGGACGGCACCCAGATGCCGTGCGACGTCTCGCCGAGCACCTACGGGTTCGGCGGCCCGGCCCGGTGCACCAGCGGCCCGGCCGGTGACTACACGCTGCGGATCAACAGCCACAGCGCGGACCCGGTCGAGGTCTCGCTGTCCTACCTGGCGGTGCTCTCCGGCGACGACTGCGTGACGGTCACCGCCGCCGACCGCACGCTGGGCGCCCCCACCGTCTACAGCGGCGCCGTGCCGGCCGGCCTGGCGGGCAACTGCTACGCCGCCGACTTCGCCCCGGGCGAGCGGGTCCGGCTGCTGCGCCCCGACAACGGCCACTACGTCGACGCGACCCTGTTCGACGGCACCGGCAAGGCGGTCTGCCGCACCGACGGCAACGCCTACCTGGACTGCGCGCTCACCGGCACCGGCCCGTACCGGGCGGTCGTCCAGCGCGGCGAGGGCGTGGAGGGCACCTACCAGCTGGCGCTGTCCCGGTTCTCGCAGCCGCAGGGCTGCCCGGTGGTGCAGCCGCAGGCCTACGGCGAGGACGTCGCGCTGGCCGACACCGCGCGCTGCCGGATCCTGCGGGTCCCCGCCGACGGCCACTACTCCTACCGCGGGCTCTACCCGGACGGGGTGGCGTCCGGCCACGTGTACGCGGCCGACGGCACCGAGGTCTGCAAGACCGGGGACTGCGACCTGACGGCCGGCGACTACACCTACACGGTGCGGCCGGACATCCCCCGGCGGGCGAACGGGGTGGTGCTCCGCTCGGCCACCGAGACCCGGGGCTGCACCCCCGTCCGGGACGACCAGCTGACCTCCGGCTCGGCCGTGGACTCCTTCGGCGCGATCGGGCAGGACCGCTGCCTGACCCTGCCGACCGCGGCCGGCGAGGCCGTCTACCTGATGAACCGGACGCCCGAGGACGGCACCAGCGTCGCCCCCGCGGTGCTGGACGCCACCGGCGCGGTGACGTGCGCGGCCGGCTACGCCGACCAGCTGTGCCGGCTGTCCGGCACCGGCCCGTTCCGGGTCGTGATGGTCTCCAACCGGGTGGCCGACTTCCGGCTGGTGGTCCAGCGGCTCGGCGACACCTCGACCTGCGCCCCGTGGGCCGCCTCGGCCTACGGCAACGGCAAGAGCCAGGCGGGCACGGTGTCGGCGGTGGGCCGGATGGCCTGCCTGACCGTCCCGGCCGACCACCCCGCCCGCGAGCTGGTGGGCTACCGGCTGGGGAGCACCAGCCTGGTGGACTCCAGCCTGCGGCTGGTCGACGCCACCGGCCGGGAGACCTGCCGGATCCTCTCCGGCGCGGCGGGCGTGTGCACCACGCCGGTCGGCGCCTACACCGCGGTGCTCTTCTCCGACCAGGACTTCTCGGACTTCACGGTCGCCCGCCGGGACGCCACCGCGTCCGCGGTCTGCGACCTGGCCGAGCCGTCCGGCCAGGTCGGCGGCCGGGCCACCGAGGTCGGCTTCGAGTCGTCCACCGACGCGCACTGCGTCCCGTTCACCTCCGCCGCCGGTGACCTGTTCCAGGTGGAGGCCCGGCACGCCATCGGCGGCCAGGCCACCATGGTGAACGTGGTGGACGCCGCGGGCGGGCTGCTCTGCCACGGCTGGGGCCCCGACTGCCGGGTCGCCGGCGCGGGCCGCCACCTGGTGGTGCTGACCCCCTACAGCCAGGTCAGCGCGATGCCCAGGCCCACGGTGGACATCTGGAAGCTGGCCACCGCGGCCGGCTGGGCGCCGGAGTGCGCCGCCCACCCGGTCTCCGTCGACGCCTTCCCGCAGCGGACCGGGACGCTCACCGACACGGACACCGTCTACTGCGCGGTGCTCGACATGAAGGCCGGGCAGGACCTGAAGATCGACCTGCACGCCGACACCGGCAACCCGGACGACCAGCTGATGCTGGGCATGGCGGGCCGGGAGAACTGGTCCGACCGGACCAACCCCTACAAGTGCGTGTCCTCCGGCGTCGAGTCCTACACCTGCGCCTACAGCGGCGCGGGCACCGGCCACGCGGTGCTGCTGTTCGGCCCCGGCACCGCCAGGACCCCGCTGGCCTACACCATCGGCGGCACCCGGGCCGGGACGGGCATCGAGCGCTCCGGCGTCCCGCGGACGCTGACCCCGAACTCGGCCCTGCAGGACACGCAGGCCGAGGTGACCATCCAGGGCACCGGGCTCAGCATGAGCAGCCGTTTCCACTTCCTGATGCCCAGCGAGCGGGTCACCCCGCTCAGGATCACCCCGCTCTCGGCCAGCCCGGACGGCACCAGCCTGAAGGTCCGGATCGACTCCGAGGGCGTCTTCCCGGGCGTCTACGACCTGCTGGTCGACGGCGTCACCGGCTACGAGTACGGCGTCCCCTCGCCCGGCTACATCCCCAAGGCGTTCACCGTCCTGGAGCCCGCCGCCGTGAAGTGACCGCCGCCGTGAAGTGACCGCCCGCACCGCCGCACCCCGCACCGCACCACCGGATATCCGGCGGTGCGGTGCGGTGCGTCTAACCTGGTGGACGTGGCGGATTCAGCGGGCGGGCGGAGGACGGGGCGCGGCCCTCTGCCGTCGAAGGCGGCCCGGGCCGCCCGGGCGGCGCGGCGCAAGCTGGAGCGGGCGCCGCTGCTGCGCACCACGGACCGGCTGGTGCCGCCGCCGCACCCGGCGCTGCACGTGCCGGACACCAAGGTCGCGCTGTCGACCGCGTCGGTGTACCCGTCGACCACCGAGACGGCGTTCGAACTGGCCGCGCGGCTGGGGTACGACGGCGTCGAGGTGATGGTCTGGAACGACCCGGTGAGCCAGGACGTGGAGGCGCTGCGCCGGCTCTCCGACCGGTACGCGGTGCCGATCCTCGCGGTGCACGCGCCCTGCCTGCTGATCACCCAGCGGGTGTGGACCACCGACCCCTGGACCAAGCTGGTGCGGGCCCGGCGGGCGGCCGAGCGGCTCGGGGCGGACACCGTGGTGGTGCACCCGCCGTTCCGCTGGCAGCGGCAGTACGCGCGGGACTTCGTGACCGGGGTGAACCGGATGGCCGGGGAGACCGACGTCCGGTTCGCGGTGGAGAACATGTACCCGTGGCGCTACCGGGACCGCGAGGTGCTGGCGTACGCGCCGGGCTGGGACGTCACGGACGAGGCGTACCGGCACTTCACCGTCGACCTGTCGCACGCGGCGACCTCCCGCACCGACGCGCTCGGACTGGTCGACCGGATGGGCGACCGGCTGGCGCACGTGCACCTGGCGGACGGCTCGGGCTCGGGCAAGGACGAGCACCTGATCCCGGGGCGCGGCAAGCAGCCGTGCGCGGAACTGCTGGAGCGGCTGGCCCGCACCGGCTTCGACGGGCACGTGGTGCTGGAGGTCAACACCCGCAAGTCCGGCGGCCCCGCCGAGCGGGAGGCCGACCTGGCCGAGGCGCTGGCCTTCACCCGGCTGCACCTGGCCACCCCGCGGCCCGGGAGCTGACGGGCCCTCTGCTCACAAAGCGTGTGCGCCACGGGGGAGTTCGGCCTAGGGTCGGCCACATGATCAACCAATTCCCGGTCGAGCCGGTACGCGCCCACGAGGCCGAGACGTGCGAGGACCCGAGCAGCGTGATCGCGCTGCTGGGCGAGAACGCGGAGCACACCACCTACCGCTCCGGCTTCGCCGAGGGCGCGGTCGGCGCCCCCGCGCACTTCCACACCCGCGCCACCGAACTGTTCTTCGTGCTGGACGGCGCCCTGCGGGTGCTGGTCGACGACCGGGTGGTGCTGCTGGAGCAGGGCGACTTCCTGGCGGTGCCGCCGCGCACCCCGCACGCCTTCGCCGCCGCCAAGGGCCGCACCGCGGACGTGCTGTTCACCTTCACCCCGGGCCTGGGCCGCTTCGACTACCTGCGCCTGCTGGGCCGGGTGATGCGCGGCGAGGCCGACCCGGCGGAGATCCGCGCCTCGGCGGAGCGCTACGACAACCACTACGTGGACAGCCCGGTGTGGCAGGCGGAGCTCGCGTGATCGGCCCCGGCACCCACGTCCGGCACGCCCGCCCCTCCCGGGACCTGGCCGCCGCCGAACGCTTCTGGACCGAGGGCCTGGGCCTGTCGGTGCTGTGGCGCACCACCGAGCGGGTGCCCGGCGAGCACGACCTGGTGATGGTCGGCTTCCCGGGCGGCGGCTGGCACTTCGAGCTGACGCTCGACCCGGAGCGCCCGCTGGAGCCCACCCCGACCGCCGACGACCTGTTCGTGCTCTACCTCGGCGGCCCGGTGGACGAGGCGCTGGTGGCGCGGCTGGTCGAGGCCGGCGGCACCCGGGTCGCCGCGCACAACCCGTACTGGGACGAGCACGGCGTCACCGTGCGCGACCCGGACGGCTACCGCCTGGTGCTCTGCTCGCGCAGCTGGGCCTGAGGAGGAGACCGTGACCGAACAGGGGAACCCACTCGTGTACGACGCCAAGGCGCACGCCAACTCCTTCGGCCCGGTGGCCGCGCAGTACCAGGCCGCCCGGCCGTCCTACCCGGACGAGCTGTTCGACGAGCTGGAGCGGCTGGCCGGCCGCCCGCTGGCCGGCGCCGACGTGCTGGACGTCGGCGCGGGCACCGGCATCGCCACCCGGCTGCTGGCCGGGCGCGGCGCCCGGGTGGTCGCGGTCGAGCCCAGCCCCGGGATGGCCGCGGTGCTGCGCGAGGTCAGCCCGCAGATCCCGGTGGTGAAGGCCGCGGGCGACGAACTCCCGTTCCACGACGCCTCGGTGGACCTGGTGACGTACGCCCAGGCGTTCCACTGGACCGAGCCGGAGCGCTCGATCCCGGAGGCGGTGCGGGTGCTGCGCCCGGGCGGGGCGCTGGCCGTGTGGTGGAACGTCAAGGACTACCGGGTGCCCTGGCTGGCCGCCCAGCAGGAGCGGCTGACGGCGGCCCTGCCGTCGACGTACCACCACAACGGCGGGGTGAACGCCAGGCCCGAGAAGTTGACGGCCTCGGGCCTGGAGGTGCGCTCCGCGCGGCTGCGCTGGGAGCGGCGCGTCCCGGTGGACCAGGTGATCGACGACCTCACCTCCCGCTCGTACTTCGCGGTGCTGGAGCCGGAGCAGCGGGCCCCGGTCCTGGCCGCGGAACGGGCGGCGCTGCTCGCCGACTTCCCGGACGGCGAGGTCACCGAGCCCTACCTGCTGGACGTGTACGTGCTGCCGAAGCCGTAGTCCGGCCCGGCCGGGGCGCCCGACGGCGCGCCCGCACTGACCGCATCGCGGACACCGGGTCCGGGGGCGGCCGGTGCGGGCGTAGGCTCGACAGCCCCCGAGAGTCTCCTGAAGGAGCGGCAACGATGCCCCAGCTGAGGTCCAACACGGTCACCCAGGGTCGCAACATGGCGGGCGCGCGCGCCCTTCTGCGCGCCGCGGGCGTAGCCCGCGAGGACTTCGGCAAGCCGATCATCGCGGTCGCCAACTCCTTCACCGAGTTCGTCCCGGGCCACACCCACCTGCAGCCGGTCGGCCGGATCGTCTCCGAGGCGATCAAGCAGGCGGGCGGCATCCCGCGCGAGTTCAACACCATCGCGGTCGACGACGGCATCGCCATGGGCCACGACGGCATGCTGTACTCGCTGCCCTCGCGCGACCTGATCGCCGACTCGGTCGAGTACATGGTCAACGCGCACTGCGCCGACGCGCTGATCTGCATCTCCAACTGCGACAAGATCACCCCCGGCATGCTGATGGCCGCGCTGCGCCTCGACATCCCGACGGTCTTCGTCTCCGGCGGCCCGATGGAGGCCGGCAAGGCCACCCTGGTCGACGGAACCGTCCGCAAGCTCGACCTGGTCGACGCGATCTCCCAGGCGGTGAACGAGAACGTCTCCGACGCGGACATCTCGATCATCGAGGAGAACGCCTGCCCGACCTGCGGCTCCTGTTCCGGCATGTTCACCGCCAACTCGATGAACTGCCTGACCGAGGCGATCGGCCTCTCGCTGCCCGGCAACGGCTCGCTGCTGGCCACCCACACCGGCCGCCGCGCCCTGTACGAGCAGGCCGGCCGCACCGTCGTCGAGATCACCAACCGCTACTACGGCGGCGACGACGAGTCGGTGCTGCCGCGCAACATCGCCACCCGCGCCGCGTTCGAGAACGCGATGGCGCTGGACATCGCGATGGGCGGCTCCACCAACACGATCCTGCACCTGCTGGCCGCCGCCCAGGAGGCCGGGGTCGACTTCGACATGCGGGTGATCGACAGCATCTCCCGCAAGGTGCCCTGCCTGTCCAAGGTCGCCCCGAACGGCTCCTACTACATGGAGGACGTGCACCGGGCCGGCGGCATCCCCGCCATCCTCGGCGAGCTGTACCGCGGCGGCCTGCTGCACGAGGACGTGCACACCGTGCACTCC is part of the Kitasatospora cineracea genome and harbors:
- a CDS encoding class I SAM-dependent methyltransferase, which translates into the protein MTEQGNPLVYDAKAHANSFGPVAAQYQAARPSYPDELFDELERLAGRPLAGADVLDVGAGTGIATRLLAGRGARVVAVEPSPGMAAVLREVSPQIPVVKAAGDELPFHDASVDLVTYAQAFHWTEPERSIPEAVRVLRPGGALAVWWNVKDYRVPWLAAQQERLTAALPSTYHHNGGVNARPEKLTASGLEVRSARLRWERRVPVDQVIDDLTSRSYFAVLEPEQRAPVLAAERAALLADFPDGEVTEPYLLDVYVLPKP
- the ilvD gene encoding dihydroxy-acid dehydratase; its protein translation is MPQLRSNTVTQGRNMAGARALLRAAGVAREDFGKPIIAVANSFTEFVPGHTHLQPVGRIVSEAIKQAGGIPREFNTIAVDDGIAMGHDGMLYSLPSRDLIADSVEYMVNAHCADALICISNCDKITPGMLMAALRLDIPTVFVSGGPMEAGKATLVDGTVRKLDLVDAISQAVNENVSDADISIIEENACPTCGSCSGMFTANSMNCLTEAIGLSLPGNGSLLATHTGRRALYEQAGRTVVEITNRYYGGDDESVLPRNIATRAAFENAMALDIAMGGSTNTILHLLAAAQEAGVDFDMRVIDSISRKVPCLSKVAPNGSYYMEDVHRAGGIPAILGELYRGGLLHEDVHTVHSDSLAEWMKTWDVRGGSASAEAVDLWYAAPGCVRSAEAFSQSERWDTLDTDAAGGCIRSVEHAYSVEGGLAVLYGNIAEDGCVVKTAGVDESIWRFQGKAVVCESQDEAVDKILRKEITEGDVVVIRYEGPKGGPGMQEMLYPTSFLKGRGLGKACALITDGRFSGGTSGLSIGHISPEAASGGAIALVEDGDSITIDIPARTINLDVSFEELHERRLKLESEGGYRPKTRERHVSAALKAYAAMATSADKGAVRDVSKLG